Sequence from the Chroogloeocystis siderophila 5.2 s.c.1 genome:
CTCTCTAACTTTTTTTCCTCATCTAAGAATACTTTGTTAGACCGCAACTTGGTATCACGACGAAATTGATTAGCACTACGTAAACTTAGGGGTGGTAATTGGTAAGAGGTAATTGTCACCTATGCAAGACTTTCTCAAAGGTGTCAATCGTGCTTTAGGAGTTGGTGTGGGATACGTTCCAATCGCAATTAGTTTTGGGGCGCTAGCGACGCGATCAGGGCTTTCGGATACTGCGGCTGTCGTGATGTCTGTTTGGGTGTATGCAGGTGCAGCACAATTTGCAGCACTCGAAGGAATCAGACAAAATCTTTCTTGGCTAAGTATTGTCTTAACAATGCTGCTGATGAACCTACGGCATATTCCAATGAGTTTAGCGACCCTATTTTCAATCGATTTGACCGCAAACAGCAGCTATTTCTCGCCCATGGACTTACCGACGAAGCCTTTGCGTTAGATGTCTCTGATAAACCCCGATCGTGGCATTATTACACGGGCATTCACATATTTTGCTGGCTTTCTTGGATACTTGGCACCTGGATCGGCTGTCAATTAGGACAACAAATTTCAGCCCAATGGTTACAATTCGCCCTTCCCAGCTTATTTATTTGCCTTCTCACCGACAACATCAAAACTTGGGATCAGCAGCTAATCTTCACGATCCTTACAGGTGTCATTCTAGTACTAACACTGCAAAATATCGGCACACTCGGTATCCTCTTATCCATCCTTGGAGTCGCTGCCGTAGCAACATTACAAAAATCTTAATCTGCAACCTCTGTGTCTGGATTGGTTCGTTAACATGAATATCTGGATAATCATTCTACTAGCTGGCTTAGGCACCTACCTAATGCGTAGCGTTGGTATTTGGGCAACAAAACCAATACAATCTCCGTGGTTGCATCACATCCCCTTCGCCGTCATTCTCGTTATGGCAATTAGTGGTATTATCGATTTGAGTCAAACACCACAAACAACCAAAAGCGCGATCGCCGCAACCGTCATTGTCATCACCGCCAGCGTCTTCCAACTACCACTTGTTTTACGCATCGTCCTAGGTTGTCTTGTGTTTGGGGCAATAGCCTAAAGTGGGCAACAAGCCCACCCCTAAACTTATGCGCCCACAGCTTCTTTTGCGGCGTACATTACTTCGAGTGTAATTTCGCTTAAACCGCGATCACGGGCAAATTTTTCGGTGTTCCGCTTGACTTTACCCCGCACAAAACCAGGAACTTTATTAAGTTCAGCTTGCGCTTCTTTGTTCCAAGTCAAGTCTGAATCCGCAGAAATTCCCTTGGTAATCACTTCCTTTGTATCATGCCCGCCGAAGATTTCGAGTAAGTGGTCTTCCATTCCTAAAGTAAAGGAATTGTAGACCAAATCAGCAACTTGGTTTGTGCCTTCGTAACCCAAGAAAGGCTTATAACCAATCGGGAAGTTTTGAATATGAATTGGGGCTGCAATCACACCGCATGGTATATTGAGACGCTTACCGACATGACGTTCCATTTGCGTACCAAAGATTGCTGCTGGTTCGACACGGGCGATCGCATCACCAATCGCACCATTATCGTCGGTAATAATCACTTCATCGCAATATTCACTCACCTGTTCGCGAAACCAATCTGCATCGTATTTACAGTAAGTTCCTGCCCAAACAACGTGAATACCCATTTCCCGCGCCAAAATTTTCGTCATCGCCGCCGCGTGCGTATTATCACCAAACACAACAGCTTTTTTCCCTGTTAAATTTTGACAGTCAATCGAACGCGAGAACCACGCCGCTTGTGAAACATACAACGTTTGGTTTTCGATAAACTCTTCGTAATCAACATCCGCACCTTGTGCGTTAATCACCTGCTGAATCTTCCGAATGCATCGGGCTGTTTCTACGACACCCATCGGTGTAATATCGACATACGGTATCCCAAATTCTTGCTCTAGATATCGCGCCGTCATTAAACCGAGTTCACGATACGGTACTAAGTTAAACCAAGCGCGGGGTAAATTCTTTAACTCGTGTACCGAAGCCCCTTCAGGAATTACGGCATTGACTGCAATACCCAAATCAGCCATGAGTCGCTTTAACTCAGTACAGTCGTGCTGATTGTGGAAACCAAGCGTAGAACTACCAATGATATTGACTGAGGGCTTTTCGGTTTTATCTGTGGGCAATTCGCCTTTACGACGGGCTTTATTAATGTAGTACTGCACGATTTGATCTAAAGTCCGATCCGCCGCTTGTAATTCGTTAACGCGATAGTGGTTGACATC
This genomic interval carries:
- a CDS encoding AzlD domain-containing protein, encoding MNIWIIILLAGLGTYLMRSVGIWATKPIQSPWLHHIPFAVILVMAISGIIDLSQTPQTTKSAIAATVIVITASVFQLPLVLRIVLGCLVFGAIA
- the bchB gene encoding ferredoxin:protochlorophyllide reductase (ATP-dependent) subunit B; its protein translation is MKLAYWMYAGPAHIGTLRIASSFKNVHAIMHAPLGDDYFNVMRSMLERERNFTPVTASIVDRNVLARGSQEKVVDNITRKDAEEHPDLIVLTPTCTSSILQEDLNNFVERASIEAKADVMLADVNHYRVNELQAADRTLDQIVQYYINKARRKGELPTDKTEKPSVNIIGSSTLGFHNQHDCTELKRLMADLGIAVNAVIPEGASVHELKNLPRAWFNLVPYRELGLMTARYLEQEFGIPYVDITPMGVVETARCIRKIQQVINAQGADVDYEEFIENQTLYVSQAAWFSRSIDCQNLTGKKAVVFGDNTHAAAMTKILAREMGIHVVWAGTYCKYDADWFREQVSEYCDEVIITDDNGAIGDAIARVEPAAIFGTQMERHVGKRLNIPCGVIAAPIHIQNFPIGYKPFLGYEGTNQVADLVYNSFTLGMEDHLLEIFGGHDTKEVITKGISADSDLTWNKEAQAELNKVPGFVRGKVKRNTEKFARDRGLSEITLEVMYAAKEAVGA